In one Rutidosis leptorrhynchoides isolate AG116_Rl617_1_P2 chromosome 8, CSIRO_AGI_Rlap_v1, whole genome shotgun sequence genomic region, the following are encoded:
- the LOC139861155 gene encoding nuclear transport factor 2B, with protein MDPDALSKAFVEHYYSTFDTNRAGLSNLYQDSSMLTFEGQKIQGSQQIVNKLTSLPFQQCKHSITTVDCQPSGPAGGMLVFVSGNLQLAGEQHALKFSQMFHLMPTPQGSFYVYNDIFRLNYA; from the exons ATGGATCCAGATGCGCTCTCAAAAGCATTCGTGGAGCACTACTACTCCACCTTCGATACTAATCGGGCCGGGTTATCCAACTTGTACCAGGATTCATCTATGTTGACTTTTGAAGGTCAAAAAATTCAAGGCTCCCAGCAGATCGTCAACAAGCTCACATCTCTTCCCTTCCAGCAGTGCAAACATAGCATCACCACCGTCGATTGCCAACCTTCCGGTCCCGCCGGTGGTATGCTCGTTTTTGTTAGCGGTAATCTTCAACTCGCCGGTGAACAACACGCTCTTAAGTTCAGTCAG ATGTTTCATCTTATGCCAACACCTCAAGGAAGCTTTTACGTGTACAACGACATATTTCGCTTGAACTATGCTTGA